Proteins from a genomic interval of bacterium:
- the rpsG gene encoding 30S ribosomal protein S7: MPRKGPVKKRRILPDPIYNSQLVSKFINMILRRGKKSIAQKIVYNAFAIIEEKTKESPITVFKRALDKVRPHVAVKSRRVGGATYQVPVEIPEERGITMAMGWIISFSKAQKGKPMQEKLAQEILNAVNNTGASIKKREDTHKMAEANKAFAHYRW; the protein is encoded by the coding sequence ATGCCCAGAAAAGGACCGGTAAAAAAAAGGCGCATATTGCCAGACCCGATATATAACAGTCAGTTAGTGAGTAAATTCATTAATATGATTTTAAGACGAGGTAAAAAATCAATAGCGCAAAAAATAGTCTATAATGCCTTTGCTATTATCGAAGAAAAGACAAAAGAATCTCCAATAACAGTTTTTAAGCGGGCACTGGATAAGGTTAGACCACATGTGGCTGTAAAATCAAGACGCGTCGGCGGAGCAACATACCAGGTCCCGGTAGAAATCCCTGAAGAACGAGGTATTACAATGGCTATGGGTTGGATAATATCCTTTTCTAAAGCACAAAAAGGGAAACCGATGCAAGAAAAGTTAGCTCAAGAAATATTAAATGCCGTAAATAATACCGGGGCCTCTATTAAGAAAAGAGAGGATACCCATAAAATGGCTGAGGCAAATAAGGCCTTTGCTCATTATAGATGGTAA